A portion of the Oscillospiraceae bacterium genome contains these proteins:
- a CDS encoding NTP transferase domain-containing protein, producing the protein MNKPVLVVMAAGMGSRYGGMKQIDPVGPNGQVIVDYSLYDARRAGFETVIFVIKHEIEDAFKAAIGDRVSKAMNVKYAFQQLEELPAGYTVPEGRVKPWGTCHAVLAAKDLIDGPFAVINADDYYGPEAFRVMYDYLSTHEDGSYYDYCMVSYLLRNTVSENGSVARGVCVTNPDGTLHSVTERTRIEPYADGVHYTEDGGASWTDLPGDTPVSMNLWGFGKSFLDEAENRFAAWLDANLPTNPLKCEYFLPLVVTELIEEGKAKIQVLRSTDKWYGVTYREDKPLVVEAIARKTAEGQYPENLWA; encoded by the coding sequence ATGAACAAACCGGTACTGGTCGTGATGGCGGCCGGCATGGGCAGCCGTTACGGCGGCATGAAGCAGATCGACCCGGTGGGCCCCAACGGACAGGTCATCGTGGATTATTCGCTCTACGACGCCCGCCGCGCAGGCTTTGAGACCGTGATCTTTGTGATCAAGCACGAGATCGAGGATGCCTTTAAGGCCGCCATCGGGGACCGGGTGTCCAAGGCCATGAACGTGAAATACGCTTTCCAGCAGCTGGAAGAGCTGCCCGCAGGCTACACCGTGCCGGAAGGCCGGGTCAAGCCCTGGGGCACCTGCCACGCCGTGCTGGCCGCCAAGGACCTCATCGACGGCCCCTTTGCGGTGATCAACGCCGATGACTACTACGGCCCCGAGGCGTTCCGGGTGATGTACGATTACCTGTCCACCCACGAGGACGGCAGCTATTACGACTACTGCATGGTGAGCTACCTGCTCCGCAACACGGTGTCGGAGAACGGCAGCGTGGCCCGCGGTGTGTGCGTGACCAACCCGGACGGCACCCTGCACAGCGTGACCGAGCGCACCCGCATCGAGCCCTATGCAGACGGCGTGCACTACACCGAGGACGGCGGCGCAAGCTGGACCGACCTGCCGGGTGATACCCCTGTCAGCATGAATCTGTGGGGCTTTGGCAAGAGCTTCCTGGACGAGGCCGAGAACCGCTTTGCCGCATGGCTGGACGCAAATCTGCCGACCAACCCGCTCAAGTGTGAGTATTTCCTGCCGCTGGTGGTCACCGAACTGATCGAGGAAGGCAAGGCAAAGATCCAGGTGCTGCGCAGCACCGACAAGTGGTACGGCGTGACCTACCGCGAGGATAAGCCGCTGGTGGTGGAGGCCATTGCCCGCAAGACTGCCGAGGGCCAGTACCCGGAAAACCTCTGGGCATAA
- a CDS encoding EAL domain-containing protein: MSDKTIQTATVGTVQPGALTAIARKEDFLQHLQDFLDTHKTEKWCVAAIDVEHFRLYNELYGTAQGNTLLNTLASHLLDYQKTSGCPVGYWGNDDFFLCLPDDRVQQQDIVITLQTCVNPNRQDVTFFLALGLCPVSEHPEADAAALCNYAQIAVMNPDHSGSGIHRFAPAMLDSLKAQQQLLSELEHALDNHEFTFFLQPKCNSMTRAIVGMEALVRWNHPTRGCVQPSEFMPLLENTGLITRLDQYIWEAVCQTLQKWQASGSNLVPVSVNVSVVDIVNLDVPQIFSDLVEKYQLEPKLLLAEITETMLAENSSVVENAIQGLHRKGFSVMMDDFGSGYSSLNMLKDTNVDAIKLDMKLIDMNQQNRSKGVQIVESVINMAHRLNLPIIAEGVETPEQVSMLQAADCLYTQGYYFFKPMPIENAEKLLAQPNNADYWDMRRDLMRRDHRTAAEDPDSEKTALALQAYQIFTDNLLEVSLLNLVTGTYRVIKRDARLPSADLAKEEDFTTFCDRLVNEKVVHPDDAEMFQEQVDLPLLQDTLFHSQQPEFYRFRKQVANQFVWITMEVLPCRGCCAQNPWATVLMREDAQANQLSEELDFSYSHDTLTGLANRSKYESDLRELQYSDYDSMVCTYIDVVGLHEVNDHLGHRSGDNLLCTIANAARKFFVSSRIYRVGGDEFVVLTPNLPPYDVWTASDRMRVFLREKDCEISVGIQNTNNLRKLEAAVNKSEQAMQQDKLAYYGRNGQERQLKGLNEKLERTLTQKRDAEHFLRVLAPKYRSVYVVNLQDDSVRPIILPDFFQKILDTSGGSFRAVITAYRDQYVVPESRDAFNRVLDYSFVRSKVLSGEIVEVHYTRTDGAPYTLKITPYSSSGSHIHETIWIFADDTATLTPPPTQIKKQS; the protein is encoded by the coding sequence ATGTCTGATAAAACAATTCAAACTGCAACCGTCGGCACAGTACAGCCGGGTGCCCTTACAGCCATTGCACGCAAGGAGGACTTCCTGCAGCATCTGCAAGACTTTCTGGACACACACAAAACCGAAAAGTGGTGCGTCGCGGCCATCGACGTTGAGCACTTCAGGCTGTACAACGAGCTTTACGGCACCGCGCAGGGCAATACCCTGCTGAACACCCTGGCCAGCCATCTGCTGGACTATCAAAAGACCTCCGGCTGCCCTGTGGGCTACTGGGGCAACGATGACTTTTTCCTCTGCCTGCCGGACGACCGCGTACAGCAGCAGGACATCGTGATCACGCTGCAGACCTGCGTGAACCCCAATCGTCAGGATGTCACCTTCTTTCTGGCGCTGGGCCTGTGCCCGGTGAGCGAGCATCCGGAAGCGGACGCCGCTGCCCTGTGCAACTACGCCCAGATCGCCGTGATGAACCCGGACCATTCCGGCAGCGGCATCCACCGCTTCGCCCCGGCCATGCTGGACAGTCTCAAGGCTCAGCAGCAGCTGCTGAGTGAGCTGGAGCATGCGCTGGACAACCACGAATTCACCTTTTTCCTGCAGCCCAAGTGCAACAGCATGACCCGCGCCATCGTGGGCATGGAAGCACTGGTGCGCTGGAACCACCCCACCCGCGGCTGCGTGCAGCCGTCCGAGTTCATGCCCCTGCTGGAGAACACCGGCCTGATCACCCGGCTGGACCAGTACATCTGGGAAGCCGTCTGCCAGACGCTGCAGAAGTGGCAGGCCAGCGGCAGCAATCTGGTGCCCGTGTCGGTGAACGTGTCCGTGGTGGACATCGTGAATCTGGACGTGCCGCAGATCTTCTCGGATCTGGTGGAGAAATACCAGCTGGAGCCCAAGCTCCTGCTGGCCGAGATCACCGAGACCATGCTGGCCGAGAACTCCTCGGTGGTGGAAAACGCCATCCAGGGCCTGCACCGCAAGGGCTTCTCGGTGATGATGGACGACTTTGGCAGCGGCTACTCGTCGCTGAACATGCTCAAGGACACCAACGTGGATGCCATCAAGCTGGACATGAAGCTCATCGACATGAACCAGCAGAACCGCAGCAAGGGTGTGCAGATCGTGGAATCGGTGATCAATATGGCTCACCGGCTCAATCTGCCCATCATTGCCGAGGGTGTGGAGACCCCGGAGCAGGTGTCCATGCTGCAGGCTGCCGACTGCCTGTATACGCAGGGCTACTACTTCTTCAAGCCCATGCCCATTGAAAACGCTGAAAAGCTGCTGGCCCAGCCCAACAACGCCGATTACTGGGATATGCGCCGCGACCTGATGCGCCGCGACCACCGCACCGCTGCGGAGGACCCGGACTCGGAAAAGACGGCACTGGCCCTGCAGGCGTATCAGATCTTTACCGACAATCTGCTGGAAGTTTCGCTGCTCAACCTAGTCACCGGCACCTACCGGGTGATCAAGCGGGATGCCCGTCTGCCCAGCGCAGACCTGGCCAAGGAAGAGGACTTTACCACCTTCTGCGACCGTCTGGTGAATGAAAAGGTCGTGCACCCGGACGATGCAGAGATGTTCCAGGAACAGGTGGACCTGCCCCTGCTGCAGGACACCCTGTTCCACTCCCAGCAGCCGGAGTTCTACCGCTTCCGCAAGCAGGTGGCCAACCAATTCGTGTGGATCACCATGGAAGTGCTGCCCTGCCGCGGCTGCTGCGCCCAGAACCCCTGGGCCACCGTGCTGATGCGGGAGGACGCACAGGCCAACCAGCTGAGTGAGGAGCTGGACTTCTCCTACAGCCACGACACCCTGACCGGCCTTGCCAACCGCAGCAAGTATGAGAGCGACCTGCGGGAGCTGCAATATTCGGATTACGATTCCATGGTGTGCACCTACATCGACGTGGTGGGCCTGCATGAGGTGAACGATCACCTGGGCCACCGCAGCGGCGACAATCTGCTGTGCACCATTGCCAACGCCGCCCGCAAGTTCTTTGTGAGCAGCCGCATCTACCGCGTGGGCGGTGACGAATTCGTCGTGCTCACCCCCAACCTGCCGCCCTACGACGTATGGACCGCCTCCGACCGGATGCGCGTGTTCCTGCGGGAGAAGGACTGCGAGATCTCGGTGGGCATCCAGAACACCAACAATCTGCGCAAGCTGGAAGCGGCCGTGAACAAGTCCGAGCAGGCCATGCAGCAGGACAAGCTGGCTTACTACGGCCGCAACGGGCAGGAGCGTCAGCTCAAGGGCCTGAACGAAAAGCTGGAGCGCACCCTGACCCAGAAGCGGGACGCCGAGCACTTCCTGCGGGTGCTGGCCCCCAAGTACCGCAGCGTGTATGTGGTGAACCTGCAAGACGACAGCGTGCGGCCCATCATCCTTCCGGACTTCTTCCAGAAGATCCTGGACACCTCCGGCGGCTCCTTCCGTGCCGTCATCACCGCTTACCGCGACCAGTATGTGGTGCCGGAATCCCGCGACGCCTTCAACCGCGTGCTGGATTACAGCTTTGTGCGCAGCAAGGTGCTGAGCGGCGAGATCGTGGAGGTGCACTACACCAGAACAGACGGTGCACCCTACACCCTCAAGATCACCCCGTATTCCTCCAGCGGCTCTCACATCCACGAGACCATCTGGATCTTTGCAGATGATACGGCAACGCTTACCCCCCCCCCGACGCAAATTAAAAAACAATCGTAA
- a CDS encoding putative ABC transporter permease, protein MVAFLTQTTVCGFSLYQTLAYFLIYSCLGWCLEVVYAAVTTGKLVNRGFLNGPVCPIYGFGMVIVLYALTPLVDNTLLLYLGGVILPSVLELVGGWALYKLYRTRWWDYSDYPFNIGGYICLEFCLLWGVGTLVVMRIVHPIIAGLVAMVPTLVGVILMCILYAVYATDVVATAIAASTLADTLDTMEKLGDSIHAVSDAMTELLGTTAMTADQKMDESRLQLKLAAAEARDNVPKLKPREAMAAIRARTDEAMETARRASETARLNAAEAANAAKLAAQGASERAAERAAALLQLEELSAELQVRSDEMRAQMLKKPRVIGQRRMLRAYPKLKHGVKRTSLETLRKKLDRRESDQDRDSKE, encoded by the coding sequence GTGGTAGCCTTCCTCACCCAGACCACCGTCTGCGGCTTTTCGCTGTACCAGACGCTGGCCTATTTTCTGATCTATTCCTGTCTGGGCTGGTGCCTGGAAGTGGTCTACGCCGCTGTGACCACCGGCAAGCTGGTGAACCGCGGCTTCCTGAACGGGCCGGTGTGCCCCATCTACGGCTTCGGCATGGTCATCGTGCTCTATGCTCTGACCCCGCTGGTGGACAACACCCTGCTGCTCTATCTGGGCGGTGTCATCCTGCCCAGTGTCCTGGAGCTGGTGGGCGGCTGGGCCCTGTACAAGCTGTACCGCACCCGCTGGTGGGACTACAGTGACTACCCCTTCAACATCGGCGGCTACATCTGCCTGGAATTCTGCCTGCTGTGGGGCGTGGGCACCCTGGTGGTCATGCGCATCGTGCACCCCATCATAGCCGGGCTGGTGGCCATGGTCCCCACGCTGGTGGGCGTGATCCTGATGTGCATCCTCTACGCCGTGTATGCCACGGACGTGGTGGCCACCGCCATTGCGGCCTCCACCCTGGCCGACACCCTGGACACCATGGAGAAGCTGGGCGACAGCATCCATGCCGTGAGCGACGCCATGACCGAGCTGCTGGGCACCACCGCCATGACCGCCGACCAGAAGATGGACGAGAGCCGCCTGCAGCTCAAGCTGGCTGCCGCCGAAGCCCGGGACAATGTCCCCAAGCTGAAGCCGCGTGAGGCCATGGCCGCCATCCGTGCCCGGACCGACGAAGCCATGGAGACCGCACGGCGCGCTTCGGAGACCGCACGCCTGAACGCGGCCGAGGCCGCCAACGCCGCCAAACTGGCGGCACAGGGCGCTTCGGAGCGGGCCGCAGAACGCGCCGCCGCGCTGCTGCAGCTGGAAGAGCTGTCGGCCGAGCTGCAGGTACGCTCCGACGAGATGCGTGCCCAGATGCTGAAGAAGCCCCGCGTCATCGGCCAGCGCCGCATGCTGCGGGCCTACCCCAAGCTGAAGCACGGTGTGAAGAGAACTTCGCTGGAAACGCTGCGCAAAAAACTGGATCGGCGGGAGTCCGATCAGGACCGGGACAGCAAGGAATAA
- a CDS encoding DUF6472 family protein: MSDPCELCLNNLQDEYGSYYCAQGSALDEDEMARYLSCRTAACPFFEPGDEYKIVAKQN; the protein is encoded by the coding sequence ATGTCTGACCCCTGTGAACTGTGCCTGAACAACCTGCAGGACGAATACGGCAGCTATTACTGTGCCCAGGGCAGCGCACTGGACGAGGACGAAATGGCCCGCTATCTCTCCTGCCGCACCGCCGCCTGCCCCTTTTTTGAGCCGGGCGACGAATACAAGATCGTAGCAAAGCAAAACTGA
- the trmB gene encoding tRNA (guanosine(46)-N7)-methyltransferase TrmB, producing MRMRFKPYAHDELMAADFHVHEPLIWGGKWHAQYARPEQPFVLELGCGKGGFISQLACAHPENNYLGIDITDKVLILAKRKIEAAYQAANRPIDNVKIMSTDIERIKGVITAEDEVSRIYINFCNPWSKNGSSHKHRLTYPRQLINYRAFLKDGGEIYFKTDDDDLFRDSLEYFPASGYDIEWMTYDLHENEPEWNIRTEHEGMFTEMGIKIKALIARKKPGDDSVTWIEPKVLKRMAREAAEAEAAAKAAQEGESNV from the coding sequence ATGAGAATGCGTTTCAAACCCTATGCACACGACGAGCTGATGGCCGCCGATTTCCACGTCCACGAACCCCTGATCTGGGGCGGCAAGTGGCACGCCCAGTATGCCCGCCCGGAGCAGCCCTTTGTGCTGGAGCTGGGCTGCGGCAAGGGCGGCTTCATCTCCCAGCTGGCCTGCGCCCACCCGGAGAACAACTATCTGGGCATCGACATCACCGACAAGGTGCTCATCCTGGCCAAGCGCAAGATCGAGGCCGCCTATCAGGCCGCAAACCGCCCCATCGACAACGTCAAGATCATGAGCACCGACATCGAGCGCATCAAGGGCGTGATCACCGCGGAGGACGAGGTCAGCCGCATCTACATCAACTTCTGCAACCCGTGGAGCAAGAACGGCTCTTCCCACAAGCACCGCCTGACCTACCCCCGCCAGCTCATCAACTACCGCGCGTTCCTCAAGGACGGCGGCGAGATCTACTTCAAGACCGATGACGATGACCTGTTCCGCGACAGTCTGGAGTACTTCCCCGCTTCCGGCTACGACATCGAGTGGATGACCTACGACCTGCACGAGAACGAGCCGGAGTGGAACATCCGCACCGAGCACGAGGGCATGTTCACCGAGATGGGCATCAAGATCAAGGCCCTCATCGCCCGCAAAAAGCCCGGCGACGACAGCGTGACCTGGATCGAGCCCAAGGTGCTCAAGCGCATGGCACGGGAGGCCGCCGAAGCCGAGGCGGCTGCCAAGGCTGCACAGGAAGGCGAGAGCAATGTCTGA
- a CDS encoding alanyl-tRNA editing protein — MQCTEKYFEADAFRTRAESVLLAAVPDSRTGGGLIALEGTVFYPEGGGQPADRGTLTLPDGTELAVTDVHEQDGILWHSVPSLPDTAVPGITVEEAIDWDWRFDKMQQHTGEHILSGILHRMFGAENVGFHIGAEAVRMDTSVPISAEGLRAAELEANRIVWQDVPVVITYPTPQELAALTYRSKKEIEGQVRIVTIPGADVCACCGTHTRTTGQVGQIKILTSENYKGGVRLSIVCGARALEAAQAMRARQADIGALLSAKADQTAVAVHRVYDEYTALKFNHFGLCSQLFDALAAAVEPEQNAIRIVPGLDPDGLHRLAVRLSEATTGLCAALTPNDKGTGYCLAQADGDVRALTKALNTALNGRGGGKPGICQGSCAATPEQVEDFLKEQTR; from the coding sequence ATGCAGTGCACTGAAAAATATTTTGAAGCGGATGCCTTCCGCACCCGGGCCGAAAGCGTCCTGCTGGCCGCCGTGCCGGACAGCCGTACCGGCGGCGGACTCATCGCGCTGGAGGGTACGGTGTTCTACCCGGAAGGCGGCGGTCAGCCTGCCGACCGTGGCACCCTGACCCTGCCGGACGGCACCGAGCTGGCCGTGACCGATGTCCACGAGCAGGACGGCATCCTCTGGCACAGCGTTCCTTCCCTGCCCGACACCGCCGTGCCGGGCATCACGGTAGAGGAAGCCATCGACTGGGACTGGCGCTTTGACAAAATGCAGCAGCACACCGGCGAGCACATCCTTTCCGGCATCCTGCACCGGATGTTCGGGGCCGAGAATGTGGGCTTCCACATCGGGGCCGAGGCCGTGCGCATGGACACCAGCGTGCCCATCTCTGCCGAGGGCCTGCGCGCCGCCGAGCTGGAAGCCAACCGCATCGTCTGGCAGGATGTGCCGGTGGTCATCACCTACCCCACCCCGCAGGAGCTGGCCGCCCTGACCTACCGCAGCAAAAAGGAGATCGAAGGGCAGGTGCGCATCGTGACCATTCCCGGTGCCGATGTGTGCGCCTGCTGCGGCACCCACACCCGCACCACCGGGCAGGTGGGTCAGATCAAGATCCTGACCAGCGAGAACTACAAGGGCGGCGTGCGGCTGAGCATCGTGTGCGGTGCCCGGGCGCTGGAAGCTGCCCAGGCCATGCGGGCACGGCAGGCGGACATCGGGGCCCTGCTCAGCGCCAAAGCCGACCAGACCGCTGTGGCCGTACACCGGGTGTACGACGAGTACACGGCCCTCAAGTTCAACCACTTCGGCCTGTGCAGCCAGCTATTCGACGCACTGGCCGCCGCCGTGGAGCCGGAGCAGAATGCCATCCGCATCGTGCCGGGGCTGGACCCGGACGGCCTGCACCGGCTGGCCGTGCGCCTGAGCGAGGCCACCACCGGTCTGTGCGCCGCCCTGACCCCCAACGACAAGGGTACCGGTTACTGCCTGGCCCAGGCCGACGGGGATGTGCGTGCCCTGACCAAGGCCCTGAACACCGCCCTGAACGGCCGCGGCGGCGGCAAGCCCGGCATCTGCCAAGGCAGCTGCGCCGCCACGCCGGAGCAGGTTGAAGATTTTTTGAAGGAGCAGACCCGGTAA
- the malQ gene encoding 4-alpha-glucanotransferase produces MRESGILMPVSSLPGPYGIGCFGKEAFKFVDFLADAGQKIWQLLPLSPTGYGDSPYQSCSAFAGNPYFIDLDALKEEGLLTAAQLKAEPWGDDPKQVDYGTLYTSRYKVLRTAYAAWRKACKGLHGCSDYFPDDYYAFTLSNEAWLEDYALYMALKVANGMKNWVEWERPYRLRDKAALAAFAAENEEEIGFWKFVQYKFSTQWQAVKQYANDKGVQILGDIPIYVSADSVDAWVGGKLFELDAEGRFARVAGCPPDYFSADGQLWGNPLYNWTYHKQTGYAWWVQRVRHALGIYDLLRIDHFRGFDTYWAIPADSATAKTGKWENGPGMELFEALEAALGKLPIIAEDLGELFPSVRKLLADSTFPGMKVLQFAFSGGDNEYLPHNHVKNSVVYPGTHDNTTITAWWESAATPKEKATAAAYLHLTGAHPTAKEVAAVKTAAARTALLRAALGSVADRAIIPMYDWLGLGEEAHLNTPGKLGGNWAWRAAAGFESKTLAKTIADECSVYCRV; encoded by the coding sequence ATGCGTGAAAGTGGAATCCTGATGCCGGTGTCCAGCCTGCCCGGCCCTTATGGAATTGGCTGCTTTGGCAAGGAAGCATTCAAATTTGTGGATTTTCTGGCCGATGCCGGGCAGAAGATCTGGCAGCTGCTGCCCCTGAGCCCCACCGGCTACGGCGACAGCCCCTATCAGAGCTGCTCCGCCTTTGCGGGCAACCCCTACTTCATCGACCTTGATGCCCTGAAGGAAGAAGGCCTGCTCACGGCAGCCCAGCTCAAGGCAGAGCCTTGGGGCGATGACCCGAAGCAGGTGGACTACGGCACCCTGTACACCAGCCGCTACAAGGTGCTGCGCACCGCCTATGCGGCCTGGCGCAAGGCCTGCAAGGGCCTGCACGGCTGCAGCGATTACTTCCCGGATGACTACTATGCCTTCACCCTGAGCAACGAGGCATGGCTGGAGGATTATGCCCTGTACATGGCTCTGAAAGTGGCCAACGGCATGAAGAACTGGGTGGAGTGGGAGCGCCCCTACCGCCTGCGGGACAAGGCTGCGCTGGCCGCCTTTGCTGCCGAAAACGAGGAAGAGATCGGCTTCTGGAAGTTTGTACAGTACAAGTTCAGCACCCAGTGGCAGGCCGTGAAGCAGTATGCCAACGACAAGGGTGTGCAGATCCTGGGCGATATCCCCATCTATGTCTCTGCCGACTCGGTGGATGCCTGGGTGGGCGGCAAGCTGTTCGAGCTGGATGCCGAGGGCCGTTTTGCCCGTGTGGCAGGCTGCCCGCCGGATTATTTCTCCGCCGATGGTCAGCTGTGGGGCAACCCGCTGTATAACTGGACATATCATAAACAGACTGGATATGCGTGGTGGGTCCAGCGGGTGCGCCATGCCCTGGGCATCTACGACCTGCTGCGCATTGACCACTTCCGGGGCTTTGATACCTACTGGGCCATCCCTGCCGACAGTGCCACCGCCAAGACCGGCAAGTGGGAAAACGGCCCCGGCATGGAGCTCTTTGAGGCCCTGGAGGCTGCGCTGGGCAAGCTGCCCATCATTGCCGAGGACCTGGGCGAGCTGTTCCCCAGCGTGCGGAAGCTGCTGGCTGACAGCACCTTTCCCGGCATGAAGGTGCTGCAGTTTGCCTTCAGCGGCGGGGATAACGAGTATCTGCCCCACAACCATGTCAAGAACAGTGTGGTCTACCCCGGCACCCACGACAACACCACCATCACGGCCTGGTGGGAGAGCGCTGCCACCCCCAAGGAAAAGGCCACGGCGGCGGCCTACCTGCACCTGACCGGCGCACACCCTACCGCAAAGGAAGTCGCCGCCGTCAAAACGGCGGCTGCCCGCACCGCTCTGCTGCGGGCAGCCCTGGGTTCGGTGGCCGACCGTGCCATCATCCCCATGTACGACTGGCTGGGTCTGGGTGAGGAAGCGCATCTGAACACCCCGGGCAAGTTGGGCGGCAACTGGGCATGGCGTGCAGCGGCCGGTTTTGAGAGCAAAACGCTGGCAAAGACCATTGCCGACGAGTGCAGTGTGTACTGCCGCGTCTAA
- a CDS encoding diguanylate cyclase translates to MEKQWTEQDLHSFVQTAQAVFDSVSLTEEQPEPGWQDESLQVDYELRGGRVDCVLHRIVEADGKRWKLQMSAPLAGNVLPEERMTPRERELCRDDMSHDFLTGVYNRQYLERVFGAKLEQWARQGRSAAVALVALDKGPQLCDTYGQPVMDQLHCFVGNQWKKHFDTPTEQVVCRLTGSVFVVGSVDTTGPQLAARMQELYEQMPHECITTTGMMHRVQFTMSGAAAGLDEVEAKNWPALYELCDARLRKVQASGGDRIGCAE, encoded by the coding sequence ATGGAAAAACAATGGACCGAGCAGGATCTGCACAGTTTTGTGCAGACTGCACAGGCGGTGTTTGACAGCGTCAGCCTGACCGAAGAACAGCCGGAACCCGGCTGGCAGGACGAAAGCCTGCAGGTGGACTATGAGCTGCGCGGCGGACGGGTGGACTGCGTGCTGCACCGCATCGTGGAAGCGGACGGCAAGCGCTGGAAGCTGCAGATGTCGGCACCGCTGGCAGGCAATGTCCTGCCCGAAGAGCGCATGACGCCCCGGGAACGGGAGCTGTGCCGCGACGATATGAGCCACGATTTTCTGACCGGTGTGTATAACCGCCAGTATCTGGAGCGGGTGTTCGGCGCAAAGCTGGAACAGTGGGCCCGGCAGGGCCGTAGCGCCGCTGTGGCGCTGGTGGCTCTGGACAAGGGCCCTCAGCTCTGCGATACTTACGGCCAGCCGGTGATGGACCAGCTCCATTGCTTTGTGGGCAACCAGTGGAAAAAGCACTTTGATACCCCGACGGAACAGGTGGTCTGTCGCCTGACCGGCAGCGTTTTTGTGGTGGGCAGCGTGGACACCACCGGCCCGCAGCTGGCGGCCCGGATGCAGGAGCTGTACGAGCAGATGCCGCACGAGTGCATCACCACCACCGGCATGATGCACCGGGTGCAGTTCACCATGAGCGGCGCGGCCGCCGGGCTGGACGAGGTGGAGGCCAAGAACTGGCCCGCCCTCTACGAGCTGTGCGATGCCCGCCTGCGCAAGGTGCAGGCTTCCGGCGGTGACCGGATCGGCTGTGCTGAATAA
- a CDS encoding 5'-methylthioadenosine/adenosylhomocysteine nucleosidase, protein MIFGIMGAMPDEVDQLCARLENVTVEPYGGVEYHKGTLAGKQVVVCCAGMGKANAAATTQVLITKFGAEKIIFSGIAGNMTSKIGIGDVVIGKTVLYHDAQLDMICQNPPYQKEYTGDPELIAAAEKACAEAGVKALVGKIATGDLFVGDSATKAAIEAKCAPDCVEMEGAAVSQIAAKNGVPCVILRAMSDNADEDGHEVLVVKKFSIAEYVATATKIVAAMVEAL, encoded by the coding sequence ATGATTTTTGGTATTATGGGCGCAATGCCCGATGAGGTCGATCAGCTGTGTGCCCGCTTGGAAAACGTCACCGTGGAACCCTACGGCGGCGTGGAGTACCACAAGGGCACGCTGGCAGGCAAGCAGGTGGTGGTGTGCTGTGCCGGCATGGGCAAGGCCAACGCCGCCGCCACCACCCAGGTGCTCATCACCAAGTTCGGTGCCGAGAAGATCATCTTCTCCGGCATTGCAGGCAACATGACCTCGAAGATCGGCATCGGCGACGTGGTCATCGGCAAGACCGTGCTGTACCACGACGCCCAGCTGGACATGATCTGCCAGAACCCGCCGTATCAGAAGGAATATACCGGTGACCCGGAGCTGATCGCCGCCGCCGAAAAGGCCTGTGCCGAGGCCGGTGTCAAGGCACTGGTGGGCAAGATCGCCACCGGCGACCTGTTTGTGGGCGACAGCGCCACCAAGGCCGCCATCGAGGCCAAGTGCGCCCCGGACTGCGTGGAGATGGAAGGTGCAGCCGTGAGCCAGATCGCCGCCAAGAACGGCGTGCCCTGCGTCATCCTGCGCGCCATGAGCGACAACGCCGACGAGGACGGCCACGAGGTGCTGGTGGTCAAGAAGTTCAGCATCGCAGAGTACGTTGCCACCGCCACGAAGATCGTGGCCGCCATGGTGGAAGCACTCTGA